A single Cannabis sativa cultivar Pink pepper isolate KNU-18-1 chromosome 7, ASM2916894v1, whole genome shotgun sequence DNA region contains:
- the LOC115698168 gene encoding mediator of RNA polymerase II transcription subunit 16 isoform X1, with protein sequence MNQVAVVSKEAEDESATQSIELSKSCSDKADSGGTGTGTGGGGGVEEEAVEKPEDPMEEDSVSPATVFCIRLKQPRSNLLHKMSVPELCRNFSAVAWCGKLNAIACASETCARIPSSTANSPFWIPIHIVIPERPTECEVFNVVADSPRDSVQFIEWSPTSCPRALLIANFHGRVTIWTQPSQGSANVVRDATCWQREHQWRQDIAVVTKWLSGVSPYRWLSSKSSTGANSKSTFEEKFISQQSQNSARWPNFLCVCSVFSSGSVQLHWSQWPPNQSIAPAKWFCTSKGLLGAGPSGIMAADAIITDSGAMHVAGVPIVNPSTVVVWEVTPGPGNGFQTTAKRVTSNGVPPSINPPSWAGFSPLAAYLFSWQEYLLSEAKSGKKQTDSELSETVQLHCSPVSNFSAYVSPEAAAQSATTTTWGSGVTAVAFDPTRGGSVIAVVIVEGQYMSPYDPDEGPSITGWRVQRWESSVQPVVLHQIFGNPTSSFGGQAPMQTVWESKVNTCIQPTNDFKCYQSTVTAPTPDSIAEKAKRVTFDPFDLPSDVRTLARIVYSAHGGEIAVSFLRGGVHIFSGPSFAPVDNYQINVGSAIAAPAFSSTSCCSASVWHDTSKDRTILKIIRVLPPAVPSGQDKTNSSTWERAIAERFWWSLMVGVDWWDAVGCTQSAAEDGIVSLNSVIAVLDADFHSLPSTQYRQQYGPSLDRIKCRLLEGTNAQEVRAMVLDMQARLLLDMLGKGIESALINPSALVAEPWIASGETLSGIDPEAMAVDPALCSSIQAYVDAVLDLASHFITRLRRYASFCRTLASHAVTAGTGSNRNMVTSPTQSAASPATNQGSQNGTTNSTGSTQMQAWVQGAIAKISSTNDGGVSSSAPNPISGPSSFMPISINTGTFPGTPAVRLIGDCHFLHRLCQLLLFCFFFRRTQLPRYMGSNAQRNTDTNVQKPQSGQPGKVEEMGSGPVKPSSVARPEENQVNRAGQVVPGAKGVEEGSAGRSRLGSGNAGQGYTFEEVKVLFLILMDLCRRTAGLLHPLPVSQVGSSNIQVRLHYIDGNYTVLPEVVEASLGPHMQNMPRPRGADAAGLLLRELELHPPAEEWHRRNMFGGPWSDPDDMGSVDDTPKPSTYSTHPLDFSSVESTDVYYGTQGLWPRKRRMSERDAAFGLNTSVGLGAYLGIMGSRRDVVTAVWKTGLEGVWYKCIRCLRQTSAFTSPTATNAANQNDREVWWISRWAYGCPMCGGTWVRVV encoded by the exons ATGAATCAAGTCGCGGTGGTCTCTAAGGAAGCTGAGGACGAGTCAGCGACTCAGTCCATCGAGCTTTCCAAAAGTTGTTCCGATAAGGCTGATTCCGGTGGTACTGGTACTGGtactggtggtggtggtggtgttgaagaagaagctgTTGAGAAGCCGGAAGATCCAATGGAGGAGGATTCGGTTAGTCCTGCTACTGTGTTTTGTATTAGGCTTAAACAGCCTAGGTCGAATTTGCTTCATAAGATGAGTGTTCCTGAGCTATGTCGAAATTTTag TGCGGTTGCTTGGTGTGGTAAGCTGAATGCGATAGCTTGTGCATCGGAAACATGTGCAAGAATTCCAAG TTCCACCGCGAATTCCCCATTTTGGATCCCCATTCATATTGTGATCCCAGAACGACCAACTGAGTGCGAAGTGTTCAATGTTGTAGCAG ATTCTCCTCGTGATTCTGTTCAGTTTATTGAATGGTCGCCTACTTCTTGTCCTCGTGCTTTACTAATTGCCAACTTTCATGGGAGGGTAACCATATGGACTCAGCCTTCACAG GGTTCAGCAAATGTAGTACGTGATGCTACCTGCTGGCAACGTGAGCACCAATGGCGGCAGGATATTGCTGTCGTTACGAAATGGTTATCAGGGGTATCTCCG TATAGGTGGCTTTCCTCAAAATCGAGTACTGGTGCAAATTCAAAGTCAACTTTTGAAGAAAAATTTATTTCACAGCAGTCTCAAAATTCAG CTAGGTGGCCGAATTTTCTTTGTGTTTGTTCTGTTTTCTCTTCGGGTTCTGTTCAACTACATTGGTCACAATGGCCTCCTAATCAAAGTATTGCTCCAGCCAAGTGGTTTTGTACAAGTAAAGGACTCTTGGGTGCAGGGCCTAGTGGGATCATGGCCGCTGATGCTATCATAACAGATAGCGGAGCCATGCATGTTGCAGGTGTTCCAATCGTAAATCCATCTACTGTTGTTGTTTGGGAGGTTACTCCTGGCCCTGGAAATGGATTTCAGACAACTGCAAAGAGAGTCACGAGCAATGGAGTCCCACCTTCAATCAATCCACCTTCTTGGGCAGGTTTCTCGCCTTTAGCTGCATATTTGTTTAGCTGGCAAGAATATTTATTATCTGAAGCAAAGAGCGGAAAGAAGCAGACAGATTCAGAATTAAGTGAAACTGTACAACTTCATTGCTCCCCGGTTTCAAACTTTTCTGCATATGTAAGCCCTGAAGCTGCAGCTCAATCTGCAACAACTACTACTTGGGGGTCTGGAGTTACTGCCGTTGCCTTTGATCCCACACGCGGGGGTTCTGTTATAGCTGTTGTCATAGTTGAGG GGCAATACATGTCTCCTTATgatccggatgagggtccttcAATTACAGGATGGAGAGTGCAACGCTGGGAATCATCTGTTCAACCTGTCGTTCTACATCAAATATTTGGAAATCCAACTTCTAGTTTTGGTGGGCAGGCACCCATGCAAACAGTTTGGGAGTCCAAAGTGAATACATGCATACAGCCAACTAATGACTTTAAGTGTTACCAATCAACTGTAACTGCACCAACACCCGATTCAATTGCGGAGAAGGCAAAACGAGTAACCTTTGATCCTTTCGATTTGCCAAGTGATGTTAGAACTCTAGCAAGAATTGTCTATTCTGCACATGGTGGTGAGATTGCTGTTTCTTTTCTCCGAGGTGGGGTTCACATTTTTTCTGGCCCAAGCTTTGCACCTGTTGATAACTATCAGATAAATGTTGGATCTGCAATTGCTGCTCCTGCATTTTCATCTACGAGCTGTTGTTCTGCGTCTGTTTGGCACGATACCAGTAAGGATCGTACCATTTTGAAGATTATTCGTGTTCTTCCCCCTGCTGTTCCAAGTGGCCAAGATAAGACAAACTCATCAACCTGGGAACGTGCAATTGCAGAAAG ATTTTGGTGGAGTCTTATGGTTGGAGTTGATTGGTGGGATGCTGTCGGTTGTACACAGAGTGCTGCCGAGGATGGCATTG TTTCATTGAACAGTGTTATTGCGGTCTTGGATGCGGATTTTCATTCTCTTCCTTCAACTCAGTATAGGCAACAGTATGGTCCT AGTCTAGATAGGATAAAATGCAGACTATTGGAAGGCACAAACGCTCAAGAAGTCCGGGCAATGGTTCTGGATATGCAAGCAAGGTTATTACTCGATATGCTGGGGAAAGGAATTGAATCAGCTTTGATAAATCCTTCTGCTCTGGTAGCTGAGCCATGGATTGCATCTGGCGAGACCTTGTCTGGCATTGATCCCGAAGCAATGGCTGTTGATCCAGCACTCTGTTCCAGTATTCAG GCTTATGTTGATGCAGTTCTTGATCTAGCTTCACATTTTATTACACGCTTAAGGCGCTATGCAAGTTTCTGTCGCACGTTGGCAAGTCATGCTGTCACTGCAGGTACCGGAAGTAACCGTAACATGGTTACAAGTCCTACTCAAAGTGCTGCATCACCTGCAACAAATCAGG GGAGTCAAAATGGAACAACAAATTCGACTGGAAGTACCCAAATGCAAGCTTGGGTACAAGGTGCCATTGCCAAGATTAGTAGCACTAATGACGGTGGTGTGTCTAGCTCAGCTCCTAACCCAATAAGCGGTCCATCATCTTTCATGCCGATCAGCATTAATACGGGAACTTTTCCTGGAACCCCAGCCGTTAGGCTTATTGGCGACTGTCATTTTCTTCATAGGCTTTGCCAACTTTTactattttgttttttctttcgcCGAACGCAACTGCCTCGCTATATGGGTAGTAATGCACAAAGAAATACCGATACAAATGTCCAAAAGCCTCAGTCTGGTCAGCCTGGGAAAGTAGAAGaaatgggttcgggtcctgtaAAACCATCGTCAGTAGCCAGACCAGAAGAAAATCAGGTAAACCGAGCTGGTCAGGTTGTGCCTGGAGCAAAAGGGGTTGAAGAAGGAAGTGCTGGAAGGTCAAGACTGGGTTCCGGTAATGCTGGTCAAGGGTATACTTTTGAAGAG GTTAAAGTCCTATTCCTTATACTGATGGATCTTTGTAGACGAACAGCAGGCCTATTACACCCGCTTCCGGTATCTCAGGTTGGAAGCAGCAACATCCAGGTGCGCTTGCATTATATCGACGGTAATTATACCGTTCTTCCAGAGGTTGTTGAAGCATCCTTGGGTCCTCATATGCAG AATATGCCAAGGCCTAGAGGTGCTGATGCTGCTGGTCTCTTACTTCGGGAATTGGAACTCCACCCCCCAGCTGAAGAGTGGCACAGGCGGAACATGTTTGGTGGGCCATGGTCTGATCCAGATGATATGGGCTCGGTGGATGACACTCCCAAGCCATCTACTTATTCGACTCACCCACTTGACTTCAGTTCAGTGGAAAGTACCGATGTTTACTACGGTACTCAAGGCTTGTGGCCAAGGAAACGAAGAATGTCCGAAAGAGATGCAGCTTTTGGACTTAACACATCTGTAGGCCTCGGAGCCTATCTCGGTATAATGGGATCTCGTAGAGATGTTGTTACTGCAGTATGGAAGACTGGTCTTGAAGGAGTTTGGTACAAG TGCATAAGGTGTTTAAGGCAAACTTCAGCTTTCACTTCACCAACTGCTACCAATGCAGCTAATCAAAACGACCGAGAGGTTTGGTGGATAAGCCGTTGGGCTTATGGCTGTCCTATGTGCGGTGGAACATGGGTTCGCGTCGTGTAA
- the LOC115698168 gene encoding mediator of RNA polymerase II transcription subunit 16 isoform X2, giving the protein MQDSPRDSVQFIEWSPTSCPRALLIANFHGRVTIWTQPSQGSANVVRDATCWQREHQWRQDIAVVTKWLSGVSPYRWLSSKSSTGANSKSTFEEKFISQQSQNSARWPNFLCVCSVFSSGSVQLHWSQWPPNQSIAPAKWFCTSKGLLGAGPSGIMAADAIITDSGAMHVAGVPIVNPSTVVVWEVTPGPGNGFQTTAKRVTSNGVPPSINPPSWAGFSPLAAYLFSWQEYLLSEAKSGKKQTDSELSETVQLHCSPVSNFSAYVSPEAAAQSATTTTWGSGVTAVAFDPTRGGSVIAVVIVEGQYMSPYDPDEGPSITGWRVQRWESSVQPVVLHQIFGNPTSSFGGQAPMQTVWESKVNTCIQPTNDFKCYQSTVTAPTPDSIAEKAKRVTFDPFDLPSDVRTLARIVYSAHGGEIAVSFLRGGVHIFSGPSFAPVDNYQINVGSAIAAPAFSSTSCCSASVWHDTSKDRTILKIIRVLPPAVPSGQDKTNSSTWERAIAERFWWSLMVGVDWWDAVGCTQSAAEDGIVSLNSVIAVLDADFHSLPSTQYRQQYGPSLDRIKCRLLEGTNAQEVRAMVLDMQARLLLDMLGKGIESALINPSALVAEPWIASGETLSGIDPEAMAVDPALCSSIQAYVDAVLDLASHFITRLRRYASFCRTLASHAVTAGTGSNRNMVTSPTQSAASPATNQGSQNGTTNSTGSTQMQAWVQGAIAKISSTNDGGVSSSAPNPISGPSSFMPISINTGTFPGTPAVRLIGDCHFLHRLCQLLLFCFFFRRTQLPRYMGSNAQRNTDTNVQKPQSGQPGKVEEMGSGPVKPSSVARPEENQVNRAGQVVPGAKGVEEGSAGRSRLGSGNAGQGYTFEEVKVLFLILMDLCRRTAGLLHPLPVSQVGSSNIQVRLHYIDGNYTVLPEVVEASLGPHMQNMPRPRGADAAGLLLRELELHPPAEEWHRRNMFGGPWSDPDDMGSVDDTPKPSTYSTHPLDFSSVESTDVYYGTQGLWPRKRRMSERDAAFGLNTSVGLGAYLGIMGSRRDVVTAVWKTGLEGVWYKCIRCLRQTSAFTSPTATNAANQNDREVWWISRWAYGCPMCGGTWVRVV; this is encoded by the exons ATGCAAG ATTCTCCTCGTGATTCTGTTCAGTTTATTGAATGGTCGCCTACTTCTTGTCCTCGTGCTTTACTAATTGCCAACTTTCATGGGAGGGTAACCATATGGACTCAGCCTTCACAG GGTTCAGCAAATGTAGTACGTGATGCTACCTGCTGGCAACGTGAGCACCAATGGCGGCAGGATATTGCTGTCGTTACGAAATGGTTATCAGGGGTATCTCCG TATAGGTGGCTTTCCTCAAAATCGAGTACTGGTGCAAATTCAAAGTCAACTTTTGAAGAAAAATTTATTTCACAGCAGTCTCAAAATTCAG CTAGGTGGCCGAATTTTCTTTGTGTTTGTTCTGTTTTCTCTTCGGGTTCTGTTCAACTACATTGGTCACAATGGCCTCCTAATCAAAGTATTGCTCCAGCCAAGTGGTTTTGTACAAGTAAAGGACTCTTGGGTGCAGGGCCTAGTGGGATCATGGCCGCTGATGCTATCATAACAGATAGCGGAGCCATGCATGTTGCAGGTGTTCCAATCGTAAATCCATCTACTGTTGTTGTTTGGGAGGTTACTCCTGGCCCTGGAAATGGATTTCAGACAACTGCAAAGAGAGTCACGAGCAATGGAGTCCCACCTTCAATCAATCCACCTTCTTGGGCAGGTTTCTCGCCTTTAGCTGCATATTTGTTTAGCTGGCAAGAATATTTATTATCTGAAGCAAAGAGCGGAAAGAAGCAGACAGATTCAGAATTAAGTGAAACTGTACAACTTCATTGCTCCCCGGTTTCAAACTTTTCTGCATATGTAAGCCCTGAAGCTGCAGCTCAATCTGCAACAACTACTACTTGGGGGTCTGGAGTTACTGCCGTTGCCTTTGATCCCACACGCGGGGGTTCTGTTATAGCTGTTGTCATAGTTGAGG GGCAATACATGTCTCCTTATgatccggatgagggtccttcAATTACAGGATGGAGAGTGCAACGCTGGGAATCATCTGTTCAACCTGTCGTTCTACATCAAATATTTGGAAATCCAACTTCTAGTTTTGGTGGGCAGGCACCCATGCAAACAGTTTGGGAGTCCAAAGTGAATACATGCATACAGCCAACTAATGACTTTAAGTGTTACCAATCAACTGTAACTGCACCAACACCCGATTCAATTGCGGAGAAGGCAAAACGAGTAACCTTTGATCCTTTCGATTTGCCAAGTGATGTTAGAACTCTAGCAAGAATTGTCTATTCTGCACATGGTGGTGAGATTGCTGTTTCTTTTCTCCGAGGTGGGGTTCACATTTTTTCTGGCCCAAGCTTTGCACCTGTTGATAACTATCAGATAAATGTTGGATCTGCAATTGCTGCTCCTGCATTTTCATCTACGAGCTGTTGTTCTGCGTCTGTTTGGCACGATACCAGTAAGGATCGTACCATTTTGAAGATTATTCGTGTTCTTCCCCCTGCTGTTCCAAGTGGCCAAGATAAGACAAACTCATCAACCTGGGAACGTGCAATTGCAGAAAG ATTTTGGTGGAGTCTTATGGTTGGAGTTGATTGGTGGGATGCTGTCGGTTGTACACAGAGTGCTGCCGAGGATGGCATTG TTTCATTGAACAGTGTTATTGCGGTCTTGGATGCGGATTTTCATTCTCTTCCTTCAACTCAGTATAGGCAACAGTATGGTCCT AGTCTAGATAGGATAAAATGCAGACTATTGGAAGGCACAAACGCTCAAGAAGTCCGGGCAATGGTTCTGGATATGCAAGCAAGGTTATTACTCGATATGCTGGGGAAAGGAATTGAATCAGCTTTGATAAATCCTTCTGCTCTGGTAGCTGAGCCATGGATTGCATCTGGCGAGACCTTGTCTGGCATTGATCCCGAAGCAATGGCTGTTGATCCAGCACTCTGTTCCAGTATTCAG GCTTATGTTGATGCAGTTCTTGATCTAGCTTCACATTTTATTACACGCTTAAGGCGCTATGCAAGTTTCTGTCGCACGTTGGCAAGTCATGCTGTCACTGCAGGTACCGGAAGTAACCGTAACATGGTTACAAGTCCTACTCAAAGTGCTGCATCACCTGCAACAAATCAGG GGAGTCAAAATGGAACAACAAATTCGACTGGAAGTACCCAAATGCAAGCTTGGGTACAAGGTGCCATTGCCAAGATTAGTAGCACTAATGACGGTGGTGTGTCTAGCTCAGCTCCTAACCCAATAAGCGGTCCATCATCTTTCATGCCGATCAGCATTAATACGGGAACTTTTCCTGGAACCCCAGCCGTTAGGCTTATTGGCGACTGTCATTTTCTTCATAGGCTTTGCCAACTTTTactattttgttttttctttcgcCGAACGCAACTGCCTCGCTATATGGGTAGTAATGCACAAAGAAATACCGATACAAATGTCCAAAAGCCTCAGTCTGGTCAGCCTGGGAAAGTAGAAGaaatgggttcgggtcctgtaAAACCATCGTCAGTAGCCAGACCAGAAGAAAATCAGGTAAACCGAGCTGGTCAGGTTGTGCCTGGAGCAAAAGGGGTTGAAGAAGGAAGTGCTGGAAGGTCAAGACTGGGTTCCGGTAATGCTGGTCAAGGGTATACTTTTGAAGAG GTTAAAGTCCTATTCCTTATACTGATGGATCTTTGTAGACGAACAGCAGGCCTATTACACCCGCTTCCGGTATCTCAGGTTGGAAGCAGCAACATCCAGGTGCGCTTGCATTATATCGACGGTAATTATACCGTTCTTCCAGAGGTTGTTGAAGCATCCTTGGGTCCTCATATGCAG AATATGCCAAGGCCTAGAGGTGCTGATGCTGCTGGTCTCTTACTTCGGGAATTGGAACTCCACCCCCCAGCTGAAGAGTGGCACAGGCGGAACATGTTTGGTGGGCCATGGTCTGATCCAGATGATATGGGCTCGGTGGATGACACTCCCAAGCCATCTACTTATTCGACTCACCCACTTGACTTCAGTTCAGTGGAAAGTACCGATGTTTACTACGGTACTCAAGGCTTGTGGCCAAGGAAACGAAGAATGTCCGAAAGAGATGCAGCTTTTGGACTTAACACATCTGTAGGCCTCGGAGCCTATCTCGGTATAATGGGATCTCGTAGAGATGTTGTTACTGCAGTATGGAAGACTGGTCTTGAAGGAGTTTGGTACAAG TGCATAAGGTGTTTAAGGCAAACTTCAGCTTTCACTTCACCAACTGCTACCAATGCAGCTAATCAAAACGACCGAGAGGTTTGGTGGATAAGCCGTTGGGCTTATGGCTGTCCTATGTGCGGTGGAACATGGGTTCGCGTCGTGTAA
- the LOC115698168 gene encoding mediator of RNA polymerase II transcription subunit 16 isoform X3 translates to MLPAGNVSTNGGRILLSLRNGYQGYLRWLSSKSSTGANSKSTFEEKFISQQSQNSARWPNFLCVCSVFSSGSVQLHWSQWPPNQSIAPAKWFCTSKGLLGAGPSGIMAADAIITDSGAMHVAGVPIVNPSTVVVWEVTPGPGNGFQTTAKRVTSNGVPPSINPPSWAGFSPLAAYLFSWQEYLLSEAKSGKKQTDSELSETVQLHCSPVSNFSAYVSPEAAAQSATTTTWGSGVTAVAFDPTRGGSVIAVVIVEGQYMSPYDPDEGPSITGWRVQRWESSVQPVVLHQIFGNPTSSFGGQAPMQTVWESKVNTCIQPTNDFKCYQSTVTAPTPDSIAEKAKRVTFDPFDLPSDVRTLARIVYSAHGGEIAVSFLRGGVHIFSGPSFAPVDNYQINVGSAIAAPAFSSTSCCSASVWHDTSKDRTILKIIRVLPPAVPSGQDKTNSSTWERAIAERFWWSLMVGVDWWDAVGCTQSAAEDGIVSLNSVIAVLDADFHSLPSTQYRQQYGPSLDRIKCRLLEGTNAQEVRAMVLDMQARLLLDMLGKGIESALINPSALVAEPWIASGETLSGIDPEAMAVDPALCSSIQAYVDAVLDLASHFITRLRRYASFCRTLASHAVTAGTGSNRNMVTSPTQSAASPATNQGSQNGTTNSTGSTQMQAWVQGAIAKISSTNDGGVSSSAPNPISGPSSFMPISINTGTFPGTPAVRLIGDCHFLHRLCQLLLFCFFFRRTQLPRYMGSNAQRNTDTNVQKPQSGQPGKVEEMGSGPVKPSSVARPEENQVNRAGQVVPGAKGVEEGSAGRSRLGSGNAGQGYTFEEVKVLFLILMDLCRRTAGLLHPLPVSQVGSSNIQVRLHYIDGNYTVLPEVVEASLGPHMQNMPRPRGADAAGLLLRELELHPPAEEWHRRNMFGGPWSDPDDMGSVDDTPKPSTYSTHPLDFSSVESTDVYYGTQGLWPRKRRMSERDAAFGLNTSVGLGAYLGIMGSRRDVVTAVWKTGLEGVWYKCIRCLRQTSAFTSPTATNAANQNDREVWWISRWAYGCPMCGGTWVRVV, encoded by the exons ATGCTACCTGCTGGCAACGTGAGCACCAATGGCGGCAGGATATTGCTGTCGTTACGAAATGGTTATCAGGGGTATCTCCG GTGGCTTTCCTCAAAATCGAGTACTGGTGCAAATTCAAAGTCAACTTTTGAAGAAAAATTTATTTCACAGCAGTCTCAAAATTCAG CTAGGTGGCCGAATTTTCTTTGTGTTTGTTCTGTTTTCTCTTCGGGTTCTGTTCAACTACATTGGTCACAATGGCCTCCTAATCAAAGTATTGCTCCAGCCAAGTGGTTTTGTACAAGTAAAGGACTCTTGGGTGCAGGGCCTAGTGGGATCATGGCCGCTGATGCTATCATAACAGATAGCGGAGCCATGCATGTTGCAGGTGTTCCAATCGTAAATCCATCTACTGTTGTTGTTTGGGAGGTTACTCCTGGCCCTGGAAATGGATTTCAGACAACTGCAAAGAGAGTCACGAGCAATGGAGTCCCACCTTCAATCAATCCACCTTCTTGGGCAGGTTTCTCGCCTTTAGCTGCATATTTGTTTAGCTGGCAAGAATATTTATTATCTGAAGCAAAGAGCGGAAAGAAGCAGACAGATTCAGAATTAAGTGAAACTGTACAACTTCATTGCTCCCCGGTTTCAAACTTTTCTGCATATGTAAGCCCTGAAGCTGCAGCTCAATCTGCAACAACTACTACTTGGGGGTCTGGAGTTACTGCCGTTGCCTTTGATCCCACACGCGGGGGTTCTGTTATAGCTGTTGTCATAGTTGAGG GGCAATACATGTCTCCTTATgatccggatgagggtccttcAATTACAGGATGGAGAGTGCAACGCTGGGAATCATCTGTTCAACCTGTCGTTCTACATCAAATATTTGGAAATCCAACTTCTAGTTTTGGTGGGCAGGCACCCATGCAAACAGTTTGGGAGTCCAAAGTGAATACATGCATACAGCCAACTAATGACTTTAAGTGTTACCAATCAACTGTAACTGCACCAACACCCGATTCAATTGCGGAGAAGGCAAAACGAGTAACCTTTGATCCTTTCGATTTGCCAAGTGATGTTAGAACTCTAGCAAGAATTGTCTATTCTGCACATGGTGGTGAGATTGCTGTTTCTTTTCTCCGAGGTGGGGTTCACATTTTTTCTGGCCCAAGCTTTGCACCTGTTGATAACTATCAGATAAATGTTGGATCTGCAATTGCTGCTCCTGCATTTTCATCTACGAGCTGTTGTTCTGCGTCTGTTTGGCACGATACCAGTAAGGATCGTACCATTTTGAAGATTATTCGTGTTCTTCCCCCTGCTGTTCCAAGTGGCCAAGATAAGACAAACTCATCAACCTGGGAACGTGCAATTGCAGAAAG ATTTTGGTGGAGTCTTATGGTTGGAGTTGATTGGTGGGATGCTGTCGGTTGTACACAGAGTGCTGCCGAGGATGGCATTG TTTCATTGAACAGTGTTATTGCGGTCTTGGATGCGGATTTTCATTCTCTTCCTTCAACTCAGTATAGGCAACAGTATGGTCCT AGTCTAGATAGGATAAAATGCAGACTATTGGAAGGCACAAACGCTCAAGAAGTCCGGGCAATGGTTCTGGATATGCAAGCAAGGTTATTACTCGATATGCTGGGGAAAGGAATTGAATCAGCTTTGATAAATCCTTCTGCTCTGGTAGCTGAGCCATGGATTGCATCTGGCGAGACCTTGTCTGGCATTGATCCCGAAGCAATGGCTGTTGATCCAGCACTCTGTTCCAGTATTCAG GCTTATGTTGATGCAGTTCTTGATCTAGCTTCACATTTTATTACACGCTTAAGGCGCTATGCAAGTTTCTGTCGCACGTTGGCAAGTCATGCTGTCACTGCAGGTACCGGAAGTAACCGTAACATGGTTACAAGTCCTACTCAAAGTGCTGCATCACCTGCAACAAATCAGG GGAGTCAAAATGGAACAACAAATTCGACTGGAAGTACCCAAATGCAAGCTTGGGTACAAGGTGCCATTGCCAAGATTAGTAGCACTAATGACGGTGGTGTGTCTAGCTCAGCTCCTAACCCAATAAGCGGTCCATCATCTTTCATGCCGATCAGCATTAATACGGGAACTTTTCCTGGAACCCCAGCCGTTAGGCTTATTGGCGACTGTCATTTTCTTCATAGGCTTTGCCAACTTTTactattttgttttttctttcgcCGAACGCAACTGCCTCGCTATATGGGTAGTAATGCACAAAGAAATACCGATACAAATGTCCAAAAGCCTCAGTCTGGTCAGCCTGGGAAAGTAGAAGaaatgggttcgggtcctgtaAAACCATCGTCAGTAGCCAGACCAGAAGAAAATCAGGTAAACCGAGCTGGTCAGGTTGTGCCTGGAGCAAAAGGGGTTGAAGAAGGAAGTGCTGGAAGGTCAAGACTGGGTTCCGGTAATGCTGGTCAAGGGTATACTTTTGAAGAG GTTAAAGTCCTATTCCTTATACTGATGGATCTTTGTAGACGAACAGCAGGCCTATTACACCCGCTTCCGGTATCTCAGGTTGGAAGCAGCAACATCCAGGTGCGCTTGCATTATATCGACGGTAATTATACCGTTCTTCCAGAGGTTGTTGAAGCATCCTTGGGTCCTCATATGCAG AATATGCCAAGGCCTAGAGGTGCTGATGCTGCTGGTCTCTTACTTCGGGAATTGGAACTCCACCCCCCAGCTGAAGAGTGGCACAGGCGGAACATGTTTGGTGGGCCATGGTCTGATCCAGATGATATGGGCTCGGTGGATGACACTCCCAAGCCATCTACTTATTCGACTCACCCACTTGACTTCAGTTCAGTGGAAAGTACCGATGTTTACTACGGTACTCAAGGCTTGTGGCCAAGGAAACGAAGAATGTCCGAAAGAGATGCAGCTTTTGGACTTAACACATCTGTAGGCCTCGGAGCCTATCTCGGTATAATGGGATCTCGTAGAGATGTTGTTACTGCAGTATGGAAGACTGGTCTTGAAGGAGTTTGGTACAAG TGCATAAGGTGTTTAAGGCAAACTTCAGCTTTCACTTCACCAACTGCTACCAATGCAGCTAATCAAAACGACCGAGAGGTTTGGTGGATAAGCCGTTGGGCTTATGGCTGTCCTATGTGCGGTGGAACATGGGTTCGCGTCGTGTAA